A window of the Paralichthys olivaceus isolate ysfri-2021 chromosome 5, ASM2471397v2, whole genome shotgun sequence genome harbors these coding sequences:
- the LOC138407800 gene encoding immunoglobulin lambda-1 light chain-like, with amino-acid sequence MLGTLCTLITALTCVSGVTVVTQKPPVVTVRKGERVTMDCNLGTVTNAAGWYKQIPGGVPQYVLRLYHTWSSPDYGSGFTSPKFTSTHQSTSDYRLIINNVEEGDSAVYYCQTWDGSANENVFGQGTKLIVTGCSLSPPVLTVFPPSSAELRSNKATLLCLSSQSVPLAEVTWLVGGSPVSSGISTSTAVHRPDQTYQISSYLDIQTSDWNVDKIYTCKVSHGSQTSEKNINKSVCTTEE; translated from the exons atgcTGGGGACCCTCTGCACTCTCATCACCGCTCTAACAT GTGTGAGTGGTGTGACGGTGGTGACACAGAAGCCTCCTGTTGTGACcgtgaggaaaggagagagagtcACCATGGACTGTAACCTGGGGACTGTTACTAATGCTGCTGGCTGGTATAAACAGATTCCAGGAGGAGTTCCTCAGTATGTACTGAGGTTGTATCATACATGGAGTTCTCCAGACTATGGTTCTGGTTTCACTTCTCCCAAATTCACATCCACTCATCAGTCGACATCAGATTATCGTTTGATCATAAACAACGTGGAGGAGGGAGACTCTGCTGTTTATTACTGTCAAACATGGGACGGCTCTGCTAATGAAAACGTAT TCGGACAAGGGACCAAGCTGATTGTGACGG GCTgcagcctctctcctcctgtcctgACTGTCTTCCCTCCGTCCAGTGCTGAGCTCCGCTCCAACAAAGccactctgctctgtctgtccaGTCAGTCTGTGCCTTTGGCAGAAGTGACCTGGTTGGTCGGTGGGAGTCCAGTGAGCAGTGGGATCTCTACCAGCACCGCCGTCCACCGACCGGACCAGACTTACCAAATAAGCAGCTATCTGGACATCCAGACGTCAGACTGGAACGTGGACAAGATTTACACATGTAAAGTGTCTCACGGCTCCCAGACGtcagagaaaaacatcaacaagtCTGTCTGTACCACTGAAGAATAA
- the LOC138407798 gene encoding immunoglobulin lambda-1 light chain-like, giving the protein MLGTLCTLITALTCVSGVTVVTQKPPVVTVRKGERVTLDCNLGTVANSAACWYKQIPGGVPQLVLYNYHGWSSPSYGSGFSSTKFTSTHQSTSDYRLFINNVEEGDSAVYYCQTWDSSANEDVFGQGAKLIVTGSSLSPPVLTVFPPSSAELRSNKATLLCLSSQSVPLAEVTWLVGGSPVSSGISTSTAVHRPDQTYQISSYLDIQTSDWNVDKLYTCKVSHGSQTSEKNINKSVCTTEE; this is encoded by the exons atgcTGGGGACCCTCTGCACTCTCATCACCGCTCTAACAT GTGTGAGTGGTGTGACGGTGGTGACACAGAAGCCTCCTGTTGTGACcgtgaggaaaggagagagagtcACCCTGGACTGTAACCTGGGGACTGTTGCTAACAGTGCTGCTTGCTGGTATAAACAGATTCCAGGAGGAGTTCCTCAGCTTGTACTATATAATTATCATGGATGGAGTTCTCCAAGCTATGGTTCTGGTTTCTCTTCTACAAAATTCACATCCACTCATCAGTCGACATCAGATTATCGTTTGTTCATAAACAACGTGGAGGAGGGAGACTCTGCTGTTTATTACTGTCAAACATGGGACAGCTCTGCTAATGAAGACGTAT TCGGACAAGGGGCCAAGCTGATTGTGACGG GCTccagcctctctcctcctgtcctgACTGTCTTCCCTCCGTCCAGTGCTGAGCTCCGCTCCAACAAAGccactctgctctgtctgtccaGTCAGTCTGTGCCTTTGGCAGAAGTGACCTGGTTGGTCGGTGGGAGTCCAGTGAGCAGTGGGATCTCTACCAGCACCGCCGTCCACCGACCGGACCAGACTTACCAAATAAGCAGCTATCTGGACATCCAGACGTCAGACTGGAACGTGGACAAGCTTTACACATGTAAAGTATCTCACGGCTCCCAGACGtcagagaaaaacatcaacaagtCCGTCTGTACCACTGAAGAATAA